In Clostridium thermosuccinogenes, the genomic stretch TTTGACAATGTTGGCATCTCCGGTTTCCTTCTCGCAGACGGTACACACATAATTAAAACGAATGTATCTCAATACTCTTACTTGGGCAGGGATAATCTCAAGTTCATCCCTGACATGCTCCTTGCCCAGATATCTAAGGTCAGCCTGGCAAATACCGCAAGAGCGCTTGTCCTCGTCAAGGTCACAAACAACCTCCACTACAGGAACTGTCTGTGCCAGTTCTTCCTTTGTTCTTTTAGGTTTTCTGGTATGGGCAGCCACAATTGTCTGTACGGTAGGTTCTTCTGCTTTGTTGTTCGCTTCGACCTCTGCTTCGTTGAAAAGTGAGATTTGATCGTTGTCTTCTCCTAAAACATAACGACGCTTTTCGCTGGATTGGCCGTATAGAGCTTTTTGGGATTTGATAAGAAGCTCTGTAAGCTGGTTGATACGGATTTGCTGGTTTTCCACTATTTTTTCCAGAGTGGAAACATATTCAATTTGTTCTGGCGTAAGCCCTGTAAAATTTATCTTTTGCATAAGATAATTGTACCATATTTCACCTGAAAAATCCAGCTTAAATGCTGTAAAATCAATACTTTTACGCACTTTTTTATCAGTAGATTTCGCCTGTTCTTGCTTTTCGTATTGCTTTGGGTTGATCTATCGTCAGACCCTCCATCAGCCACCGGAATTCCTGCTGGGTAAGCCGTCTTGCTTGCTCCGGTGTACGGGGCCATTTAAAGTTCCCATTCTCAAGACGCTTATATAGCAGTACAAAACCGTCTCCTTCCCAGAAGAGAGCTTTGAGACGATCACGACGTCTCCCACAGAAGAGGAACAGGCTCGGAGAAAAGGGATCCATGCCAAATGTCTCTTTGATAATAGCCGCTAATCCATCAATTGACTTTCTCATGTCTGAGTACCCGCAGACAATGTAGATATCTTCTGCCCTTGTAATATCGCCTAACATATGCTTTTCAATGCCGACAGAACTGCCTCGATGGTTTCTCTGGAAGTTCCGTCATGTATATCAACACAAAAAGAAGGCAAGTGGATTGTGACTGCTGCAGATACCTTTGTCTGGTGAAATGGTACTGGGACAATTTCTTGTTCCGGTTTCTGAGGTACAAGTGATCCGGTCTCACACGCCAAGGTGCGGATTCTTCGCAGCCAGTAGTAGTACGATTTAATTTTTACATTGTTCTGGCTGCACCAACTGACAACTGTCATTCCACTGGTTTGGCAGGCTTGGATAATCTTGCTCCACTGCTTGAGTCGGAATTCAGTTTTGGCATTTGTGATTTTATCCATATTGAGATAGCCTCCTTAGAGATTCTAGACTTTTTAGTCAGAGTCGAAAAACTCGAAAAAGTCTAAAGACTTTTGGATGGATTATCTCATATGGACGGATAAACTTCTATGCGCACTTATATTAAGCGCTTACTTTCCATACAAATAAATACCAAAATACGCCGAATTTGTCAATTACATCGAAGTGGCACATGGGAAAACTTTCCATGTGCCCTCAATTGTATAATATTCAGTTACTTCTTCCCGACTGAAATAAATTAAGCAATGATCATTTTAACTCTCAGTCCATACTTTTTTGCATAAGCTTTTTCTTGAACTTTTAGATTGACCTGTCCAGTAACGGTTAGCTAAAAACATATAGAGAAACTTGGGCATTGAAGGGTTTGTCATAATATTGCTGTGTTGAATGATTTCCTGGCTTTCCAGCTCAGTTGCTAGTTTAACCAAAGCATTGAAGATATTGCGATTTAACCCATTATTCATCGTGATTGCATCCATGTTTTGCTTTATATATTCCCCGGCACCAATGCCTATGCCAAATCTCCACCTATAGCCAATCCGTTTTGCATAGTGAGCCATAATTTGAAGGGCATTAATATTCTGTGTCCCTTCGAGAAAACCGTTGTTTATAATTGAGTATACTCTTGGAGGAAGGCACTCTGTTGTTTGCGGATGGCTGGTGAGATATTCATCAAACGCATACATATACTCCAGCAGGCTTGATGGGATTGCATCAATATAGAGGGGGAATACAAATATGATGGAGTTCATTGTCCTCATTAGTGCAAAATCCTTTTCCGCTGTGTTATGCTTTAAACTCTCCATAACACAAATTTCATGAACTTGAGTTGTTTGCTTGTCGAGCATTTCAACCACTTTATCAATCAGACGTTTAGATGCGCTATTTTTACCTCTAGGGCTTCCATTTACAAAACATACTTTATTCATTGCACCTCACACTCCTTATATACTTGTCAAGAGAGTTCAATCTGCCCTCCAGTTCTGTTTCATTTCTGCAGATATATGTTTGAGCTTTTCTTACCTGAAAGTTCATTGCATTGGCATCGCACAGGGACCTAAAGGTATCTTCCTCATCGCTGGTAATATCTTCTCCGTATCCAAATACGACGAATCTGGGATATTTCTTGTAACGGGGGGCATGATGCATCTCACCATTGACTTTTTTGAAAAAGGGTAGGATATTGGGTAGCATCCGATCCAGAGTTCTTCGAATAGCCGGAGTGTAGCAACCATATTTCACCGGGGATACAAATATGGCTATATTACTTCCGATATATTCTTTGTTTATATCAGTGCTAATATCCTTGTATACACATTCCCCCGGGGTTTTGATCCAGCATCCGAAACAGCCCACACAGTGATGCATATCCTGTGTTTGAATGTCATATACGGAAACCTTATGACCATTCTTTTGAAGAAAATCCTTTAATTCTTGTTTTATCTTCATCCCAAGTTTGCTAGTATCTGAGGCATCACTTATTACCAAAACCTTCATATTACCTACTCCCTCCAATGTTTACACTATTCTGAGCTTTTGGATAGCTTTTCATCTTGCTCCTTAACATACATTCTATATTCGATAGGCGTCGGCTCTTTCTCAACAGCTATCAATTCGCCAATTTTTACAATCTCTTTAAGCTTATCGTTTATAAATGATTGTAAGCAGGCAGGGACATGGTCTTTATGATATCTATGCAATGCGACGCATTCACGGCAGCGTCCATGCCATTCGCAAAGTGTCTGTGTACATGTACACCTAAGTACTTCCGGATCTTTGACAAGTTCCCGATTTTTCAAAATCAACTCGTAATATTCCTGTTTGGTTCTCATTTTATAACCCCCCATATGGATAATTTCCAACCAATTTCATTAACCCTGCTTTCACCAGGTTTTAGTGGAAATATCAAAGTACCAGGACACAGGACCGGCCTCTACCTCAAGCCAATTAACGCTGCTTAATCAACATACCAGCAAGTTCTTGAAAGCTAGTAACAATGTTTCCATCATATCGGGCATTCGTACTATTAAAAGGTGTAGAGAGCAAGCTAGATTTTATCGTGATATTTGCCCTATGATATAACTTAAGTTTTCTTCAATAGGTTTGGTTCCGTCAACTCGAATGACAGGGCAATTAATAGTATTTACCCATTCTTCAACCATACTTTCAGTTCTGGACTCAACAAGATCAAAGAATCGTTTTTCTTGCTCATATAAATCCCCGCCTGGCATCATTCGGCTGCCGAATTTCTGAAAAGAACGATTTTTAACACGCTGCATGCGTATGTCTTTTGGAACATCAATCAATACAATATACTGTAAGAACGGATAAATAGCTTCTCCATAATCACCTTTTACAGACGCAAGAACGAAATTTTCATTTGCTTTAATTTCACATAGAAGGAGCTTTTCAACCTCTTCTCGCGTACGTGGAGAGGCGTAGATATAATTTTGATCTGTCTTGCTGAAATATAGGTCTTCTATATCAATAAAATTGTAGTTTAACTTCTCTGCAAGGGCTTTTCCCAATGTACTTTTTCCGGAGCCATTTAAGCCACATATTATAATTCCCATTCCCACAGACCTTCTCCTTAAATCAATATTTCTTATTCGTTGTCACATTTATATAGTTCAGGAATGAATTCAGCTAATGATGGATGTACATCAACCATCCATTTCAATTAGCTGAATCCAGACCGATTTTAGTCCACATAATTTTCCGATGTGTCAAGTACGATTGTATTGGTTTTTCCATCCCACTCAACACTAAAGTTAAATACCTTCGCAACATCACGCAGCTTGAAGTAGTTATTGCCGTTGATGGTATAGGCCCGAAGTGCAACCGGCACCCCATCCGTATATATCTTCGATTTACTGCGCGCAACAATTTTAGATTTACCATCGCCGGCAGTCAACTCTCCGCCTACCGTAGTGTATGGCTTTCCTGATATGAGGTTGATTGCTTTGTTTGCATTATCCCAAGTCACGTCAAACTGTTTCTCCGATCCACTCAAAACGGCTGCAAGGTCACGCAGTTTAAAATAGTTGCTACCGTTTATAGTATACGCGTCAAAGGATATTTTTCTTCCATCAACAAGGACAGCTGAGGTTGAGGGTTTGGCAATGGCTCTGTCGGCATCGACACCGCTCATAACCTTTTTGGGAACTGTCTGATAGTAATCACCCCATTTTGATATATCAGTAACACCGTTATATCCAAGCTGTCCACTATCATTTAAACCCCATGACCTAAGCGTGCCATCCATCGTCACTGCCAAAACATGATGTTGACTTGCGCTTACCGAAGCCACATTATCCATTATTTTCACCGGCTTGGTCTGCACAACAGTATTATCATTTTTAATGTCTCCTTTACCACCATTGCCAAGCTGGCCGCGATCATTAAGTCCCCACGCCCAAAGCGTTCCATCGGTCTTTATGGCCATGGTAAAGCCATAGCCTGCACTTACCGCAGCAACATTGTCCATGATTTTTACAGGCTTTCTTTCATAAATAGGCTCTTGCACATAAATATCTTCGTAGTATTCATGCTTTTTAGATATAGTTCCACCTTTTCCATTGCCCAGTTCATGATATTCATTTTTACCCCATGCCCAAAGTGAACCGTCGTTTTTTATCGCCATGGTATGGTACCCGCTTGTGCTTACCGAAACCACATTATCCATTATTTTTACCGGAGTTGTCTGTATACCGCTTCCACCATTGCCAATCTGGCCGTATTGATTATTGCCGCAAGCCCATAATGTACCGTCGGTTTTGATGATCATGGTAACCCGGTAAGCTGTGCTGACTGAAGCAACATCATCCATTATTTTTACAGGAGTGGTTTGTATTCTATGTCCTTCATCGCTAAAATTACCGATTTCATTATTGCCAAACTGACCGTAATCGTTGTGACCCCACGCCCATAGTGTGCCGTCGGTTTTTATCGCCATGGTATGGTTATAACCAGCGCTCACTGCCTCCACATCATCCATAATCTTTATTGGTATGGTCTGGTAACTATACTCACGGCCATATTTGTCCATATTATTTACATTGCTCTCACCGTCGTTGCCTAGATCATATAAAGTATTACTTCCCCACGCCCAAAGTGTATGATCATTCTTTATCGCCATGGTAAAACCATCGCCCGCGCTTACCGAAATTACATCATCCATTACCTTATCCGGAACTATCTGCCATGCAAAGCCCATAAAGGGTCTATAATCGAATCTCATATCGGTGCCAAGCTGGCCATATCCAACGCTCCCCCATGCCCATAGCGTGCCGTCGGTTTTTATCACCATTGAATGGTCTCCACCTGCACTAATGGTATTGTATTGTCCAACCGTTCCAGTCACATAAGCCGAAACATGAGAAACAGGAAGAACAGAAACCATAATAACAGCCACAATAATAACACTTAAAAACCTTTTCATACTTAGCTCCCCCTTTGTTTGAATCAATATATGCCAAAAATAGTCATGCATCTAATTTTATCATTAGTTTAAAATAAAGAACATACTTTACCACATCCAATAATAAATTATCTGCGGCATTCCAACACAAAGGGTCCTTCCTCTTGAAATGATGCTAATTTCCTGTTTAAACGTAATTATCATCTGATGAAATTCATAAATATGAAGTCTGTCATCGATAAGGTATAATAAATTAAGCAAATTCAATAGAGGGTAAAAACAGGCACGCCCTAAGCTTTGCTTCAATCCATTATTCTTTTAAGGATACTGGGATAATTGTTTACAAATAGCTTCATGAATTGAAATTGTTCTGTATCCTCATATTTTACTATATTTAAGCCGCATTCTCCTATTTCATATATTATCGAATTGGGATAAGATAATATGATCGGGGAATGGGTCGCCATCACAAACTGAGAATTATTTTTAACCAGCTCATGTAAACGGGAAACAAACGTTAATTGCCTTTGCACTGAAAGAGCAGCTTCTGGTTCATCTAAAATGTAAAACCCATTTCCTCTGAACCTGTTTAAGAAAAGCGAAAGGAATGATTCCCCATGGGACTGTTCATGGAGTGATTTCCCGCCATATGATTCGATTATCTTTTTTGCTGTTGATGGCACAACATCCATTTCCTCAATGTTTGTTGCAACATTAAAGAAACTCTCTGCTCTTAAAAATGTTATTATATCACAACAATTACCAATTCTCTAACAGTTCCGGATTTCTTTGTGAGTTTATCAAAAAATATACATACAGAACTGATTGTAGAATTATGCTACATATTCTTGTTGCCAGCTTTGGCGTGAGCTCTACATATAATTGCTCCTATAACAAATCCCCCTAGTGCTGGTATGATCCAACCAAATCCATAGTCAAATCCCGGCAAATACATGTGAGCAAAATCAATTATGGCCTTAATAATTGGGGTTTCTTTCAAACCTGCCGGTAATGCATTACAAAAATCGAAAGATGCTGCAATAACTGTTAATGTAGTTGTCCACCTATATATCTCTCTTTGCTTATTGATAATTGGCGTTAATAATGATAATATGATCAAAACAATTGCCAGTGGATAGAGAAACATAAGTACAGGCAAAGACAGCTGGATGATTTTATTTAATCCAAAATTAGCAATTATAAAAGAAAAAAAGGTAAATATTAAAGCATATTTATTGTATGAGATTGATTTTGGAAACATTTCGTTAAACATCTGAGAGCATGAAGTAATTAAACCTATTGCTGTTTTCAAACAGGCAACCGTTACTATTGCAGCCAGCAATACTTTACCTATGAAACCAAAATAATGCTCACTAACCATGGACATAATTTTCCCTCCGTTGTCAGCACTGCTGACGCTGCCTAAGCTTGTTGCTCCCATATAAGCTAATGATGCATAAATGGCGCTCATCCCAACAAGACACACTAAACCAGACTTACAGGTTTCAATTGCTTTCCGTTTTGGATTTTTTACTCCTAATCTCTCAATATTTGAAATAATAACAATTGCAAAAGCCAGGGAAGCTAAAGCATCCATGGTGTTATACCCATTTAATAACCCTGTGAAAAATGGTTTAGCAATGTAATCCCTCTGTGGTGCATATTGACTTGCTTGTCCCATGGGACTTACATACGTCGCAATTAACAATATTGATAAAAGTACCACAAAAATAGGAGTAAGATATTTGCCAACCCAATCCAGAATCCTTCCCGGCTTAAGTGAAAAATAAAGGGTAACAGCAAAGAAGATTAATGAAAATACAAATAATCCAATTTGAAGATGTTTCTCATCAATAAAAGGGTTCAAACCTACCTCAAATGCAACAGTTGCAGTGCGTGGAATAGCAAATAAAGGTCCAATGGTTAAATACAGCATACATGTAAATAAAACTGGATATATCCTGCCAACAGGCTTTGCTAAATCAAATAAATTTACGCTTTGAGCAAGGGTTGCTGCAATAACTCCTAACAATGGAAGCCCTACTCCGGTAATTAAAAATCCAATTGTCGCATGTAATGTGTTTTTACCGGCCAACTGCCCCATTTGAACAGGAAATATCAAATTGCCTGCCCCAAAAAATAGCCCAAATAATAATGACCCTATTAATAAATTCGATTTAAAACCAAGCTTTTCTTTCATAATTAAACTCCCTGTATATTAAAATTAAAGTAAATAATATTGCTTTTAACACTAACAAAACTAAATATATTTTTCCAACGAAATAGCTTTTATAGGTAAAAACATAATTTTGATTGTAGACAAATTCGGCAAAACTTGCAAGAAGCATAAGTAAATTTAGGATATAAGAATGCATTTATTGAATGACTCATACATCCTATCTCTTACCTTTCCCAATTTTTATGCTCATTTTGCCACAAAAATATACCCACGACTTGTTCCTATGAACGCATATCGAGGGTATAAACCAGTGGGCGGAATTACCACAAAACAATGCCATATGTATATCGCTTCCTGTTACCTCTTAATCCTATTCTTAATCCGAAGGCTTGCCTCCACATGCATAATCCAGTGTCTTGATAAAGGCATTTGTATCAGTCCCTTGACATCCTTATTGCACCAGTAATCAACCAGCCATATTGCCCGTTCATCTGAACTTACAACATTCAGGTCCAGGATTCTACGTTTATCCGTTTCACCAAACTTTCTTCTAAGCTCAGCGGAATCAATTGATTTCAGCCATTCATCAGTGGATGCTTTCACTGCTGCGATATATTCATACAAAGCATCCAAATTCAAGCACTTTGAAAATTCGGAAATCTGTTCTTTTACAAGCTCATTTCCTGTTGTAATAATAGGTGAATTCATTCTCTTCTGATAATTCCCCTTAAAGAAAACCTGCCCGTCATTTTTAATCAACGTATTAACGACAATATCCTCAATTCTGAAGATGTGCCACAGGGAATATGCAATAGTCTTGCTATGATAACCTTCGGCATTTATAAATGGAATTGCGTAATAATCTTTTTCTTCCAGCTCATCTCTCCAGGAAACAGCCTCCTGCATCAGTGTTTCCCGAAGCTGCAAAAGCGTATTTATTCCTTCCGGGAACGATGCCTTGCACAGCTGCTTTTGCATTGCCTTGTTCATTTCCGACCATTCTTTGTCCAATATAATTGACCCCCTTTATCTTACCATCCAATCCCCTCACTTCACCCTATTAAATCGGTTAAGTTGCCAGATTAGACACCATCTAATCCCCTCACTCCGTTTGAGTTCGGAACCTGAATGTCCTTCTATTCACTTCCTTCCGGCACCCAATGAAATAAAGGAACTTTATACCTCCAGCATTTTTATAAAATCATCGATACTATATTGAAGCAGGCATGCATTTCTATGAAGCTCCAAGGGATTCGTTTCCTTCGTGTTGAAACCGTCAAAAGAAGTAAAAGCAAGAAGGGTGCCAAATTCCATTAACCAGTCTATGTTCTCCTTTTTATAGAGGCCAAAAGGATATGCAAATACCTTCTTTGTTGTAACAAAGGCTTCGCACCTGTTTAAGTCCTCCAGGATGATATCTTTGTCTTCAGTTTGTAAAGCAGATTCCATTCCTTTTCTAGTATGAAGCAAATTAGTATGATTACAGTATTCAAAGACGTCGTCCATGCTTAAAAGCTCATCCTTGGACATGCAAACGGAGTAATCCTTCGTATACTCTTGTGCTTCATCAAAAAGCCAGCCTAATACTACGAAACTAACCGCATTAAAATTATATTTCTTCAGAATTGGATAAGCATTTAACAGCACCGATTTGTAAGCATCATCAAAAGTCAGAAGAACAGACTTTTCTGGGATTGGTTTGTCATTATAATAAAAATCAATCACTTGCTTTATTGTCAGAGTAGTATATCCATTCTCATATAGATAGGCCATCTGTTTTTCAAATTCATCCTTAAAGCAAAAAAGCTCTTCAGGAAGAACATCGTGATAATCTTGTTTTACTTTGATCCCTTTGTATTGCTGTCTGTCGTATCCTTCTCTATCAATTATTTCATGGTACATTAATGTATGAAATCCATTCATGGTAGTCCTCCTGAGTTTATACTTCCATTGAAACTTATATTGTTCATTATAACAACAATTTATTATGAAATCGACTGTAAATATGTAAGATTTATCCTGTATCCTTGACCCGATCATCTTTAAGGTGTAAATATATTACATCAACCCATTAAAATAATGATGATCAAGCAAATTAATCGGACACAGCATAGAGGTTTTTTATGTCCATAAAATCATGTTAAGGTCAATATCTCATATTCTTATAGTTTTGGTATGCCATAAACTAGTTCCCCCATAATCATCTCCTAGCAGATTATAACACTAAATCTGCAATATTCCATCTAAAAATAACTGAACTCAAATATATCGATTAGCCGTCAAGTTAATCATATCTGAAGTTTCGTACTACATTATGTTCTATCCAACGTCAATACCTTTTCGGCTTTTAGTTTTCTATACATCATTTTACTAGAAAACAGTGGTAATGATTATTATTCATTATTTTCTTTTATCCGTACAGCTAATTGGGCGAATTTTTCAGGTTCCTCAAAATGAGGGAAATGTGCTGATTCTTCAAACCATATGATTTCTTTTTTAGGAGCGGTTATATAATTATAATAATTTTCTACCAAAATAGAAGGAGTATTATAATCATATCTGCCTACACAAAAGTAAATGGGTACTTTCACTTCAGGTAGATCTCTTATGAAATCTACGTCACTATAATGTCCCCACATGGTATCTACGGTAAATTTACTTCCCAAAGCAAATTTTAGTCCATCAATGCCTGTATATTCAGGAGAAAAAATACTTGAGAGAATGATATCTTTTAAGGTATTTATCTTTCTTTCCACACCCCCATATTTCCCAAGCCATTTTCTTTGTGTCATCGTATCTCTAACTATGTTTTTGTATGGTGGCCGTCCGATTTTCTTCAAATCCTCTAATGCTTTTTTATTATTCTCTTTTTGAGCCATCTCAAAAACAAAGTCATAAGAAATCACATCATTATCAAT encodes the following:
- a CDS encoding NAD(P)H-dependent oxidoreductase — its product is MKVLVISDASDTSKLGMKIKQELKDFLQKNGHKVSVYDIQTQDMHHCVGCFGCWIKTPGECVYKDISTDINKEYIGSNIAIFVSPVKYGCYTPAIRRTLDRMLPNILPFFKKVNGEMHHAPRYKKYPRFVVFGYGEDITSDEEDTFRSLCDANAMNFQVRKAQTYICRNETELEGRLNSLDKYIRSVRCNE
- a CDS encoding AAA family ATPase, with protein sequence MDVVPSTAKKIIESYGGKSLHEQSHGESFLSLFLNRFRGNGFYILDEPEAALSVQRQLTFVSRLHELVKNNSQFVMATHSPIILSYPNSIIYEIGECGLNIVKYEDTEQFQFMKLFVNNYPSILKRIMD
- a CDS encoding NAD(P)H-dependent oxidoreductase, whose amino-acid sequence is MNKVCFVNGSPRGKNSASKRLIDKVVEMLDKQTTQVHEICVMESLKHNTAEKDFALMRTMNSIIFVFPLYIDAIPSSLLEYMYAFDEYLTSHPQTTECLPPRVYSIINNGFLEGTQNINALQIMAHYAKRIGYRWRFGIGIGAGEYIKQNMDAITMNNGLNRNIFNALVKLATELESQEIIQHSNIMTNPSMPKFLYMFLANRYWTGQSKSSRKSLCKKVWTES
- a CDS encoding phage head-tail adapter protein, which encodes MDKEWSEMNKAMQKQLCKASFPEGINTLLQLRETLMQEAVSWRDELEEKDYYAIPFINAEGYHSKTIAYSLWHIFRIEDIVVNTLIKNDGQVFFKGNYQKRMNSPIITTGNELVKEQISEFSKCLNLDALYEYIAAVKASTDEWLKSIDSAELRRKFGETDKRRILDLNVVSSDERAIWLVDYWCNKDVKGLIQMPLSRHWIMHVEASLRIKNRIKR
- the brnQ gene encoding branched-chain amino acid transport system II carrier protein, with product MKEKLGFKSNLLIGSLLFGLFFGAGNLIFPVQMGQLAGKNTLHATIGFLITGVGLPLLGVIAATLAQSVNLFDLAKPVGRIYPVLFTCMLYLTIGPLFAIPRTATVAFEVGLNPFIDEKHLQIGLFVFSLIFFAVTLYFSLKPGRILDWVGKYLTPIFVVLLSILLIATYVSPMGQASQYAPQRDYIAKPFFTGLLNGYNTMDALASLAFAIVIISNIERLGVKNPKRKAIETCKSGLVCLVGMSAIYASLAYMGATSLGSVSSADNGGKIMSMVSEHYFGFIGKVLLAAIVTVACLKTAIGLITSCSQMFNEMFPKSISYNKYALIFTFFSFIIANFGLNKIIQLSLPVLMFLYPLAIVLIILSLLTPIINKQREIYRWTTTLTVIAASFDFCNALPAGLKETPIIKAIIDFAHMYLPGFDYGFGWIIPALGGFVIGAIICRAHAKAGNKNM
- a CDS encoding AAA family ATPase, with the protein product MGIIICGLNGSGKSTLGKALAEKLNYNFIDIEDLYFSKTDQNYIYASPRTREEVEKLLLCEIKANENFVLASVKGDYGEAIYPFLQYIVLIDVPKDIRMQRVKNRSFQKFGSRMMPGGDLYEQEKRFFDLVESRTESMVEEWVNTINCPVIRVDGTKPIEENLSYIIGQISR
- a CDS encoding alpha/beta fold hydrolase — encoded protein: MKGIKKFFQITLVILIIFLLLVFFIPSRTPQIEGNNSVASIQKVEIGGIEQYIMVRGRDINNPILLFLHGGPGYAQISYARKYQEKLEDSFIVVNWDQRGAGKTFSFNIPKETMNREQFIKDCKELIDYLCKKFNKEKIYLAGHSWGSELGLYIVDRYPEKITAFISIGQVVNGIDNDVISYDFVFEMAQKENNKKALEDLKKIGRPPYKNIVRDTMTQRKWLGKYGGVERKINTLKDIILSSIFSPEYTGIDGLKFALGSKFTVDTMWGHYSDVDFIRDLPEVKVPIYFCVGRYDYNTPSILVENYYNYITAPKKEIIWFEESAHFPHFEEPEKFAQLAVRIKENNE
- the tnpA gene encoding IS66 family insertion sequence element accessory protein TnpA, which translates into the protein MDKITNAKTEFRLKQWSKIIQACQTSGMTVVSWCSQNNVKIKSYYYWLRRIRTLACETGSLVPQKPEQEIVPVPFHQTKVSAAVTIHLPSFCVDIHDGTSRETIEAVLSALKSIC
- a CDS encoding polysaccharide deacetylase family protein, producing MNGFHTLMYHEIIDREGYDRQQYKGIKVKQDYHDVLPEELFCFKDEFEKQMAYLYENGYTTLTIKQVIDFYYNDKPIPEKSVLLTFDDAYKSVLLNAYPILKKYNFNAVSFVVLGWLFDEAQEYTKDYSVCMSKDELLSMDDVFEYCNHTNLLHTRKGMESALQTEDKDIILEDLNRCEAFVTTKKVFAYPFGLYKKENIDWLMEFGTLLAFTSFDGFNTKETNPLELHRNACLLQYSIDDFIKMLEV
- the tnpB gene encoding IS66 family insertion sequence element accessory protein TnpB (TnpB, as the term is used for proteins encoded by IS66 family insertion elements, is considered an accessory protein, since TnpC, encoded by a neighboring gene, is a DDE family transposase.), with amino-acid sequence MLGDITRAEDIYIVCGYSDMRKSIDGLAAIIKETFGMDPFSPSLFLFCGRRRDRLKALFWEGDGFVLLYKRLENGNFKWPRTPEQARRLTQQEFRWLMEGLTIDQPKAIRKARTGEIY
- a CDS encoding stalk domain-containing protein, whose translation is MKRFLSVIIVAVIMVSVLPVSHVSAYVTGTVGQYNTISAGGDHSMVIKTDGTLWAWGSVGYGQLGTDMRFDYRPFMGFAWQIVPDKVMDDVISVSAGDGFTMAIKNDHTLWAWGSNTLYDLGNDGESNVNNMDKYGREYSYQTIPIKIMDDVEAVSAGYNHTMAIKTDGTLWAWGHNDYGQFGNNEIGNFSDEGHRIQTTPVKIMDDVASVSTAYRVTMIIKTDGTLWACGNNQYGQIGNGGSGIQTTPVKIMDNVVSVSTSGYHTMAIKNDGSLWAWGKNEYHELGNGKGGTISKKHEYYEDIYVQEPIYERKPVKIMDNVAAVSAGYGFTMAIKTDGTLWAWGLNDRGQLGNGGKGDIKNDNTVVQTKPVKIMDNVASVSASQHHVLAVTMDGTLRSWGLNDSGQLGYNGVTDISKWGDYYQTVPKKVMSGVDADRAIAKPSTSAVLVDGRKISFDAYTINGSNYFKLRDLAAVLSGSEKQFDVTWDNANKAINLISGKPYTTVGGELTAGDGKSKIVARSKSKIYTDGVPVALRAYTINGNNYFKLRDVAKVFNFSVEWDGKTNTIVLDTSENYVD